In Leucoraja erinacea ecotype New England chromosome 28, Leri_hhj_1, whole genome shotgun sequence, the following are encoded in one genomic region:
- the rabgef1 gene encoding rab5 GDP/GTP exchange factor isoform X2, which translates to MSLKSERRGIHVDQSELLCKKGCGYYGNPAWQGFCSKCWREEYSKARQRQIQEDWELAERLQREEEAAYASSQGAPSLTFSKFEEKKTNETKRKVQTVKKFFSPSSRAAPKKADSQEVKASSPSINRQASLETERASKDFIDFLKGFRRPGQDILKQCRGFIEAMQHKKELNIEEQSEYVQDFYQNMVDRLQSHSSFKGSPEGIEKIMDQIENYIMTRLYKTVFCPETTDDEKKDLAVQKRIRALHWVTLEMLCVPVNEEIHEVYELVVRAITAVIEMDSRRVPREKLTCITKCSKQIFNAIKITKNEPASADDFLPTLIYIVLKANPPRLQSNIQYITRFCNPSRLMTGEDGYYFTNLCCAVAFIEKLDAQSLNLTEEDFDRYMSGQSSPKKHDSEEWSPEECAGMKQMYKNLNLISQLNDRQQRIISTAKQLEKDLIDWSEGVTKEVEDIIEKYPLDIKPKGQSVVAIDSDNVENDKLPPPIQPQMFLG; encoded by the exons ATGAGTTTGAAATCGGAGCGTAGAGGAATCCATGTGGACCAATCAGAGCTACTATGTAAGAAAGGTTGTGGTTACTATGGAAATCCTGCCTGGCAAGGATTCTGTTCCAAGTGCTGGAGAGAAGAGTACAGTAAAGCGAGACAGCGCCAAATACAAGAAGATTGGGAGCTTGCAGAACG TTTACAGCGGGAGGAAGAAGCTGCATACGCCAGCAGTCAGGGGGCTCCGTCGCTAACTTTCTCTAAGTTTGAGGAGAAAAAAACAAATGAGACTAAAAGGAAAGTCCAGACTGTCAAAAAGTTCTTCAGCCCCTCATCCAGGGCTGCACCAAAAAAAG CAGACAGCCAGGAAGTCAAAGCCTCAAGTCCCTCCATAAATAGGCAGGCCAGCCTTGAGACAGAACGAGCTTCCAAGGACTTTATTGACTTCCTCAAGGGCTTCCGCAGGCCTGGGCAAGATATACTGAAACAATGTAGGGGATTTATTGAAGCTATGCAGCATAAAAAG GAATTGAACATTGAGGAGCAGTCGGAGTATGTCCAGGACTTCTATCAAAACATGGTCGACCGATTGCAGTCACACTCCAGTTTTAAAG GTTCTCCTGAAGGGATAGAAAAGATCATGGACCAGATTGAAAACTATATCATGACACGACTCTACAAAACTGTGTTTTGCCCAGAGACTACTGACGACGAGAAGAAAGATCTTGCAGTTCAGAAACGAATTCG GGCATTGCATTGGGTGACACTTGAAATGCTGTGTGTTCCAGTAAATGAGGAAATCCATGAGGTTTACGAATTAGTTGTCAGAGCAATCACTG CTGTAATTGAAATGGATTCAAGGCGTGTTCCACGTGAAAAGTTGACCTGCATCACTAAATGCAGCAAACAGATTTTCAATGCCATAAAGATCACAAAGAATGAACCTGCTTCTGCAGATGACTTCCTACCCACACTAATCTACATTGTGTTAAAGGCGAATCCTCCTCGCTTACAGTCAAACATCCAGTATATTACACGATTCTGCAATCCAAGCCGACTGATGACTGGTGAAGATGGGTATTACTTCACAAATTTA TGTTGTGCAGTTGCCTTCATTGAAAAGCTGGATGCTCAGTCTTTGAATTTAACGGAAGAAGACTTTGATCGTTACATGTCTGGCCAATCATCACCTAAGAAGCATGACTCTGAGGAATGGTCTCCTGAAGAGTGCGCAGGAATGAAACAAATGTACAAGAACTTAAATCTTATTTCACAGTTGAATGATAGGCAGCAAAGAATAATTTCAACGGCCAAGCAGCTTGAAAAAGACTTAATTGACTGGAGCGAAGGTGTGACCAAAGAGGTTGAAGATATTATTGAGAAATACCCACTTGATATCAAACCCAAGGGCCAGTCAGTGGTGGCAATTGATTCTGACAATGTAGAGAACGACAAGCTTCCGCCACCAATCCAGCCGCAGATGTTTCTTGGCTGA
- the rabgef1 gene encoding rab5 GDP/GTP exchange factor isoform X1 yields the protein MSLKSERRGIHVDQSELLCKKGCGYYGNPAWQGFCSKCWREEYSKARQRQIQEDWELAERLQREEEAAYASSQGAPSLTFSKFEEKKTNETKRKVQTVKKFFSPSSRAAPKKDSQEVKASSPSINRQASLETERASKDFIDFLKGFRRPGQDILKQCRGFIEAMQHKKELNIEEQSEYVQDFYQNMVDRLQSHSSFKGSPEGIEKIMDQIENYIMTRLYKTVFCPETTDDEKKDLAVQKRIRALHWVTLEMLCVPVNEEIHEVYELVVRAITAVIEMDSRRVPREKLTCITKCSKQIFNAIKITKNEPASADDFLPTLIYIVLKANPPRLQSNIQYITRFCNPSRLMTGEDGYYFTNLCCAVAFIEKLDAQSLNLTEEDFDRYMSGQSSPKKHDSEEWSPEECAGMKQMYKNLNLISQLNDRQQRIISTAKQLEKDLIDWSEGVTKEVEDIIEKYPLDIKPKGQSVVAIDSDNVENDKLPPPIQPQMFLG from the exons ATGAGTTTGAAATCGGAGCGTAGAGGAATCCATGTGGACCAATCAGAGCTACTATGTAAGAAAGGTTGTGGTTACTATGGAAATCCTGCCTGGCAAGGATTCTGTTCCAAGTGCTGGAGAGAAGAGTACAGTAAAGCGAGACAGCGCCAAATACAAGAAGATTGGGAGCTTGCAGAACG TTTACAGCGGGAGGAAGAAGCTGCATACGCCAGCAGTCAGGGGGCTCCGTCGCTAACTTTCTCTAAGTTTGAGGAGAAAAAAACAAATGAGACTAAAAGGAAAGTCCAGACTGTCAAAAAGTTCTTCAGCCCCTCATCCAGGGCTGCACCAAAAAAAG ACAGCCAGGAAGTCAAAGCCTCAAGTCCCTCCATAAATAGGCAGGCCAGCCTTGAGACAGAACGAGCTTCCAAGGACTTTATTGACTTCCTCAAGGGCTTCCGCAGGCCTGGGCAAGATATACTGAAACAATGTAGGGGATTTATTGAAGCTATGCAGCATAAAAAG GAATTGAACATTGAGGAGCAGTCGGAGTATGTCCAGGACTTCTATCAAAACATGGTCGACCGATTGCAGTCACACTCCAGTTTTAAAG GTTCTCCTGAAGGGATAGAAAAGATCATGGACCAGATTGAAAACTATATCATGACACGACTCTACAAAACTGTGTTTTGCCCAGAGACTACTGACGACGAGAAGAAAGATCTTGCAGTTCAGAAACGAATTCG GGCATTGCATTGGGTGACACTTGAAATGCTGTGTGTTCCAGTAAATGAGGAAATCCATGAGGTTTACGAATTAGTTGTCAGAGCAATCACTG CTGTAATTGAAATGGATTCAAGGCGTGTTCCACGTGAAAAGTTGACCTGCATCACTAAATGCAGCAAACAGATTTTCAATGCCATAAAGATCACAAAGAATGAACCTGCTTCTGCAGATGACTTCCTACCCACACTAATCTACATTGTGTTAAAGGCGAATCCTCCTCGCTTACAGTCAAACATCCAGTATATTACACGATTCTGCAATCCAAGCCGACTGATGACTGGTGAAGATGGGTATTACTTCACAAATTTA TGTTGTGCAGTTGCCTTCATTGAAAAGCTGGATGCTCAGTCTTTGAATTTAACGGAAGAAGACTTTGATCGTTACATGTCTGGCCAATCATCACCTAAGAAGCATGACTCTGAGGAATGGTCTCCTGAAGAGTGCGCAGGAATGAAACAAATGTACAAGAACTTAAATCTTATTTCACAGTTGAATGATAGGCAGCAAAGAATAATTTCAACGGCCAAGCAGCTTGAAAAAGACTTAATTGACTGGAGCGAAGGTGTGACCAAAGAGGTTGAAGATATTATTGAGAAATACCCACTTGATATCAAACCCAAGGGCCAGTCAGTGGTGGCAATTGATTCTGACAATGTAGAGAACGACAAGCTTCCGCCACCAATCCAGCCGCAGATGTTTCTTGGCTGA